In the Physeter macrocephalus isolate SW-GA unplaced genomic scaffold, ASM283717v5 random_51, whole genome shotgun sequence genome, one interval contains:
- the PTGDR2 gene encoding prostaglandin D2 receptor 2: MSANVTTKPLCPLLEQMSRLQSHSNSSIRYIDHASVLLHGLASLLGLVENGLILFVVGCRMRQTVVTTWVLHLALSDLLAAASLPFFTYFLAVGHSWELGTIFCKLHSSIFFLNMFASGFLLSAISLDRCLQVVRPVWAQNHRTVAMAHRVCLALWALAVLNTVPYFVFRDTIPRVDGRIMCYYNVLLLNPGPDRDATCNSRQMALAVSKFLLAFAVPLAIIASSHVAVSAHLRHRGRRRPGRFVRLVAAVVAAFALCWGPYHVFSLLEARAHADAALRPLAWRGLPFVSSLAFINSVVNPLLYVFTCPDVLRKLRRSLRSVLESVLVDDSELGGGGSSRRRRRSSSTSTSASSFWLGGRRLPPLGPAGLRGWLRGGRAAPPQRDRARSQDERGPLNRALRTTSA; encoded by the coding sequence ATGTCGGCCAACGTCACGACGAagcccctctgtcccctcctggAGCAGATGAGCCGCCTCCAAAGCCACAGCAACTCCAGCATCCGCTACATTGACCACGCGTCAGTGCTGCTGCACGGGCTGGCCTCGCTGCTGGGCCTGGTGGAGAACGGACTCATCCTCTTCGTGGTGGGCTGCCGCATGCGCCAGACCGTGGTCACCACCTGGGTGCTGCACCTGGCACTGTCTGACCTGCTGGCCGCCGCCTCCCTGCCTTTCTTCACCTACTTCCTGGCCGTGGGCCACTCCTGGGAGCTGGGCACCATCTTCTGCAAGCTGCACTCCTCCATCTTCTTCCTCAACATGTTCGCCAGCGGCTTCCTGCTCAGCGCCATCAGTCTGGACCGCTGCCTGCAGGTGGTGCGGCCCGTGTGGGCGCAGAACCACCGCAcggtggccatggcccacagggTATGCCTGGCGCTCTGGGCCCTGGCCGTGCTCAACACCGTGCCCTACTTCGTCTTCCGGGACACCATCCCGCGGGTGGACGGGCGCATCATGTGCTACTACAACGTGCTGCTCCTGAACCCCGGGCCCGACCGCGATGCCACGTGCAACTCGCGCCAGATGGCCCTGGCCGTCAGCAAGTTCCTGCTGGCCTTCGCGGTGCCGCTGGCCATCATCGCCTCGAGCCACGTGGCCGTGAGCGCGCATTTGCGCCACCGCGGCCGCCGGCGGCCCGGCCGCTTCGTGCGCCTGGTGGCGGCCGTGGTGGCGGCCTTCGCGCTCTGCTGGGGGCCCTACCACGTGTTCAGCTTGCTGGAGGCGCGGGCGCACGCGGACGCCGCGCTGCGGCCTCTCGCGTGGCGCGGGCTGCCGTTCGTCAGCAGCCTGGCCTTCATCAACAGCGTGGTCAACCCGCTGCTCTACGTGTTCACCTGCCCCGACGTGCTGCGCAAGCTGCGGCGCTCGCTGCGGAGCGTGCTGGAGAGCGTGCTGGTGGACGACAGCGAGCTGGGCGGCGGGggcagcagccgccgccgccgccgctcctcCTCCACCAGCACCTCGGCCTCCTCCTTCTGGCTGGGCGGCCGCCGCCTGCCCCCGCTCGGGCCCGCAGGCCTGCGCGGCTGGCTGCGGGGTGGCCGCGCGGCGCCCCCGCAGAGGGACCGGGCCCGATCCCAGGACGAGCGGGGCCCCCTGAACCGGGCGCTGCGCACCACCTCGGCGTAG